In a genomic window of Accipiter gentilis chromosome 23, bAccGen1.1, whole genome shotgun sequence:
- the LOC126049658 gene encoding small integral membrane protein 4, producing the protein MLVSRRVRRLLQLVPGKQRFGVYRFLPFFFLLGGAMEWFMINVRIGKETFYDVYRRKRSERQYEARMEKKEF; encoded by the exons ATGCTGGTGAGCAGGAGGGTGAGGCGCCTCTTGCAGCTGGTGCCCGGGAAGCAGCGCTTCGGCGTGTACAGGTTCCtgcccttcttcttcctcctcgggggagcTATGGAGTGGTTCATGATTAACGTCCGCATCGGCAAGGAGACCTTTT ATGACGTTTACCGTAGGAAACGATCTGAAAGACAGTACGAggcaaggatggaaaaaaaagaattttag